From Salvia splendens isolate huo1 chromosome 3, SspV2, whole genome shotgun sequence, a single genomic window includes:
- the LOC121796083 gene encoding calmodulin-binding transcription activator 5-like isoform X3, which produces MPILERNDSVVIKTHEQKLHEINTLDWDELVVPIDPNKHNSPQEGNNAGFELPNQHHMNNYKISNDARSTNKLSPESSDNSFSGQVAYSVNYNIPNNSSYQTVGHETTFSSDSRISGLLTLGGAGNGMLSVGADSSLSPDSFGTTHVIAGSPESVDNQSLESSLLNPHQSFSFDMKDIHHHSPLRQIFNVTDISPSWALSTEETKILVVGFFSDGHQHLADSKMYLACGDLVIPVEVVQAGVFRCLISSQAPGLVNMFMTFDGHKPISQVLTFEFRNPIQPKGLVSSENVDNWEEFQLQMRLSRLLFSSSKDLLSVYSSKPSQTTLKEAKVFAKNTSGISHEWGDLCKMIEDAKMSFPQAKERLFELTLQNKLQEWLLEKVATGCNITDRDEQGQGVIHLCAVLGYTWAVRLFSRSSLSLDYRDKYGWTALHWAAYYGREKMVAVLLSVGAKPNLVTDPTSQNPGGCTAADLASLSGHEGLAAFLAEKALVAQFKDMTLAGNVSGSLQTTTNDMVDTGSFTEEEVYLKDTLAAYRTAADAAARIQAAFREHALKVQTLAVEASNPEIEAQNIVAAMRIQHAFRNYETHKKIAAAARIQYRFRTWKIRNDFLNMRRQAIRIQANFRGFQVRRQYRKICWSVGILEKAILRWRRKRKGFCGLEVQADETLHDPNQESDAEEDFFKASRKQAEERVERSVVKVQAMFRSRQAQEEYRRMKLECSQLEYEELLHPDTEMG; this is translated from the exons CAATCTTGg AGCGTAATGACAGTGTGGTGATTAAAACTCATGAACAGAAACTTCATGAGATCAATACACTCGACTGGGATGAGCTTGTGGTGCCAATTGATCCCAACAAGCACAATTCACCACAAGAAG GTAATAATGCAGGCTTTGAGTTGCCAAATCAACATCACATGAACAACTATAAAATTAGT AATGATGCAAGATCAACTAATAAATTATCACCAGAAAGCTCGGACAACAGTTTCTCTGGACAGGTTGCTTACTCAGTCAATTACAACATCCCCAACAATTCATCCTACCAGACAGTGGGCCATGAGACGACTTTTAGTTCGGATTCTAGAATTTCCGGACTGCTGACGTTAGGTGGAGCTGGTAATGGCATGCTTTCCGTGGGTGCAGACAGTTCACTATCACCGGATAGTTTTGGAACAACACATGTGATTGCGGGATCTCCGGAATCAGTTGACAATCAATCCTTGGAATCCTCACTTTTGAATCCGCATCAATCCTTCTCgtttgacatgaaggatattCATCACCACTCTCCATTGCGGCAGATATTCAACGTAACTGATATCTCCCCGTCATGGGCTCTTTCGACTGAGGAGACAAAG ATCTTGGTAGTGGGTTTTTTCAGTGATGGACACCAACACCTTGCAGATTCCAAGATGTATCTTGCTTGTGGAGATTTGGTCATTCCAGTCGAAGTTGTACAAGCAGGAGTATTCCGATGTTTAATTTCATCTCAAGCTCCTGGATTGGTGAATATGTTCATGACTTTCGATGGTCATAAACCCATCAGCCAAGTCCTCACTTTTGAATTCCGTAATCCTATACAACCTAAAGGATTGGTTTCATCTGAAAATGTAGACAATTGGGAGGAATTTCAGCTCCAGATGAGACTTTCTCGTCTTTTGTTTTCATCATCCAAGGACTTGTTGAGTGTTTACTCGTCTAAACCATCCCAGACCACTTTAAAGGAAGCCAAAGTTTTCGCTAAGAACACTTCCGGCATTTCTCATGAATGGGGGGATTTGTGCAAAATGATCGAAGACGCGAAAATGTCTTTCCCTCAGGCAAAAGAAAGGCTGTTTGAATTGACTTTGCAGAATAAGCTGCAGGAATGGTTGCTAGAAAAAGTGGCAACCGGGTGTAATATTACTGATCGTGACGAACAAGGTCAAGGTGTTATTCATTTGTGTGCCGTCCTTGGATATACATGGGCAGTTCGCCTATTTTCGCGATCTAGCTTATCGTTGGATTATCGAGACAAATATGGATGGACAGCCCTGCACTGGGCTGCATATTATGGAAG AGAAAAAATGGTGGCAGTCCTTTTATCTGTCGGGGCGAAGCCAAATTTAGTCACAGATCCAACCTCACAAAACCCCGGTGGATGCACTGCTGCTGATCTTGCTTCTTTGAGTGGTCACGAGGGTTTGGCAGCTTTTCTGGCTGAGAAGGCTTTGGTTGCCCAATTTAAGGACATGACATTGGCTGGAAATGTTAGTGGCTCgctgcaaacaaccacaaatgaCATGGTGGACACCGGGAGTTTCACCGAGGAGGAGGTGTATTTGAAGGATACCCTTGCAGCTTATCGAACAGCAGCTGATGCAGCGGCACGTATCCAGGCTGCATTCAGAGAACATGCTCTCAAAGTCCAGACATTAGCAGTTGAGGCTTCGAACCCAGAGATTGAAGCACAGAACATAGTTGCAGCGATGAGGATCCAGCATGCTTTCCGCAACTACGAAACACACAAAAAGATCGCGGCCGCCGCCAGGATCCAGTACAGATTCCGTACATGGAAGATCCGAAATGATTTCCTTAACATGCGCCGTCAGGCCATTAGAATTCAG GCTAACTTCCGCGGCTTCCAAGTTCGGAGGCAATACCGTAAAATCTGTTGGTCTGTTGGTATCCTCGAGAAAGCAATACTGCGATGGCGCCGGAAAAGGAAAGGCTTCTGCGGACTTGAAGTCCAAGCTGATGAGACTCTTCACGATCCGAATCAAGAGAGTGACGCGGAAGAGGACTTCTTCAAGGCCAGCAGAAAGCAAGCTGAGGAGCGTGTCGAGAGGTCCGTTGTCAAAGTGCAGGCTATGTTCCGTTCAAGACAAGCGCAGGAAGAGTACAGAAGGATGAAACTAGAATGCAGTCAA CTGGAATACGAAGAACTGCTCCATCCTGATACTGAAATGGGATGA